In the Bacillus sp. HSf4 genome, TCATTCTTTGCTTAGCGTTAACAGCCGTGGTCTTAGGCGGAGCTGCTCTATCCCAAAGCCACATTATGGCGTCAGACAGTGTTCAAGTAGCGGAATTGCCTGTTGGAGGTTGAGGTCCTTTTTAGGGCTTCTTTTTTTTAGCAGAAAAAAAGAAAGAGCAAAAGAGGAAGAACATTGAATGAAATATACGAACTTGAAAAGCAATGATTAAACCCACTCCTCGCCGGAACAGCTGGCGGCATTATAGACAGACGGCTTTTTCGAGTTTGGCAGCTCGGGAGACATCCGCTTCAAACAGGATTGTCTCGGAGCCGGGGGGATCGGTGTGAGAAAGATGGGGATCGCTGATTTTGCGGTGCGTCCTTTGGCGGATGATGGTGTTGTGCTTGCCACATACCGTTTAAAGGATCAGACGAGAAAGCAGGAAACGCTGCGCAGTTCAATCTGGAAGCGGGTTGATGGCAGGTGGCGCATGTGTTTTCATCAAGGGACGCCGAAAAAGGCTTCCCATCAAAAAAGACCTGATTCGGGAAGGGCAATTTCCTGAATCAGGTCTTTCTTTACAAATGACTCCGGCATTCCGCCACACATTCTTCCAAGTCTTTTACCGCATGTTCCATCTTTGGCTTTGCTTCGTCATGAACCTTGTTTAATGCGTGATGCAAATGGGTCAATGCGCTTTCGCATTCGGTGATGCATTCCTGCAGGTCGTTTTTATTCATGGTGAACAAGCTCCTTTCCATGATGTGTACAACCTTAGTATTTCTCAGCTGCTCATGTTTATGCATTATTTTCCATGTCGGCTTGCAAATTTTATGAAAAATTAAGCTGGAATAACAAAAACAATCACCTGATATTTGATAAACTAAATCAATATGTAAACATGAATGAAATCCATAAAGACAGGAGAAGAAGGACATGCGGAAGCAATTGACGGCTTACATATCGCTCGCTCTCGCGATGGCGATCGTCGGCAGCTCGGTCGTCGTCGGCAAGCTGATGGTGGAAACGATTCCGGTGTTTCTATCGTCAGGCCTCAGGTTTTTGATCGCTGCCATTGTCTTGGTGATCCTTTTATTTTGCTTTGAAAAAGGCTTTCCCGCGCTAACGAATAAAGACGTTTTTGTGTTGCTGATACAGTCTTTTACAGGCGTTTTTTTGTTCAGCATCTGCCTGCTTTACGGCGTCGGCATGACGACGGGGATGGAAAGCGGGATCATCACAAGCACCACGCCGATGGCGGTCGGGATTTTGGCTTTCTTTTTGTTGAAAGAGAAAATAGAAAAGCGGATGGCGCTCGGGATCGTGCTCGCTGTTATGGGCGTGATGACGATCAATCTGTTTGGAGCGGGCGGAGACGGAGGCAATCCGCACGCTTTGCTAGGAAACCTCCTGGTCGCTGCCGCTGTCGTTGGGGAAGCACTGTTTACACTGCTGGCGAAAATGCTGTCGCCTCACATTTCCGCATTGGCGATTTCGACGTTTGTCTCGCTTTTCGGGTTTTTGTTTTTCCTGCCGTTTGCGGCTTACGAAGCGCTGTCGTTCGACTTTAGCGCGCCTGGGATCGTTGATTGGTCATATGTGCTGTATTATGCGCTGATCGTCACGGTGCTTGCTTTCTACTTGTGGTACAGCGGGGTGACAAAGGTGCCGGCAGGGATTTCCGGGATTTTCACCTCGGTGCTGCCTGTTTCGGCTGTTGCGCTGTCAGGGATCATCCTCAAGGAGCAGTTCACCTTCATCCATATGCTCGGTGTGGCGTTTGTGATTGGCGGCATTTTTGTCACGGTTTTGAAGAAAGAAACGGCAAAGGATAGCCAACATCTCGCATCCTAGCAGGATTTCCAATAAAATGTCGCAAATTTGATGCATCAATATAATGAATTCGCCAAAGGCTGCGGTATAATAGATTTTGTGAATTCAATGTTGAAAGAGAGTGGTAGTATCATGGGCCGTAAGTGGAACAATATAAAAGAAAAGAAAGCGTCGAAGGATGCCAATACAAGCCGGATTTACGCCAAGTTTGGCCGGGAAATCTATGTGGCGGCAAAGCAGGGAGAGCCCGATCCTGAGGCAAACCAGGCGCTGAAGTTCGTGCTTGAGCGCGCCAAAACATACAATGTCCCGAAAGCGATTATCGAGCGGGCGATTGAAAAGGCGAAGGGCGGTTCTGAAGAAAACTATGACGAGCTTCGCTATGAAGGATTCGGACCGAACGGAGCGATGGTGATCGTTGACGCCTTGACGAACAATGTCAACCGGACGGCGGCGGATGTGCGCTCAACGTTTGGCAAAAACGGCGGCAATATGGGTGTGAGCGGCTCTGTCGCTTACATGTTTGACCCGACAGCCGTCATCGGCTTTGAAGGAAAAACGGCTGATGAAACGCTCGAATTGCTGATGGAAGCGGATATCGATGTCCGCGATATTTTAGAAGAAGACGAGGCGGTGATCGTCTATGCCGAGCCTGATCAGTTCCATGCCGTGCAGGAAGCGCTGAAAAACGCCGGTATTGAAGAATTCACCGTCGCAGAGCTGACCATGCTCGCGCAAAACGATGTCACACTTCCGGAAGACGCGCAGGCGCAGTTTGAAAAACTGATCGATGCGCTGGAAGATTTGGAGGATGTGCAGCAAGTCTATCATAATGTTGATTTAGGCGCGTAAACGAAAAAGCAAACCGCCGGAAATGAAAGGCCCCGCAAATGTAAGTTTTACATTTGCGGGGTTTTTTTATGCCGGTCGTCTATGATTCTGTCGTGGCGCGCGGCCGCCGTATCCACGGTGTTGCAGCTGCAATCGGAATGAGCCGCGGCGGCCGGTATTCATCCAAATCCTTGATCGCGAAACGAAAATATAGAACCTGAACAATCCGAATTACCTGGGAAATAACCATGAATCGATGAATGGGACATTAGGAAGATTTCGGCCAGGCTTAAGACAGCGACAATTCTCGGATATCAGCATAATCAATGATGACATTCAAGGAACGGGAATCAGCTTTTTAAGCAGAATGATCGTGTCAAGGTTAAAGATATCGCAACAATTTCCTTGGGTTCATCCTTATTTTTACCTCAACTAAATTTTACCGATATCGCACCGTCATATCTTTTTTGTGCCAGAAGTCCTATCAGATTGAATTTTTTTGCAAGAATGCCGATACATATATTGTAGTCTAACTTTTCCCAAAATTGTATGAGAGGAAGATGCCCCGAATGTTTCGAATAAATGACCTCAACCATCAATACATAGGAGGGGAATGGAAGGACGGCCGCAGTGAAAGCATTCTCGCCGATCTTAATCCTTTTACCCATAAAACAATCACAACGTTTCGCAAGGCGACCCCGGATGATGTCGATGAGGCTTACAAGTCAGCTTTGGAAGCGAAAAAGAAATGGGATCGCGTCGGCCCGTATGAAAAAAGGGCGATTTTAGAAAAAGCCGCCGCTTATATTGAAGAACATAAAGAAGCCATCGTGTATCTGATTATGGAAGAGCTTGGCGGAACCAGACTGAAAGCGGCGTTTGAAATTGATCTCGTCATCAATATGATCAAAGAAGCCGCGGGGTTCCCGCTCAAAATGGAGGGGAGGATTCTGCCTTCACCTGTTGAGGGAAAAGAAAATCGGCTTTACCGGATTCCGGCCGGTGTGGTCGGTGTCATCAGTCCGTTTAATTTTCCGTTCTTTTTATCCGTCAAATCGGTGGCCCCGGCGCTTGGCGCGGGCAATGGCGTTGTGCTAAAGCCGCATGAGGAGACGCCGATATGCGGGGGCACATTGATTGCCAAGATTTTTGAGGAAGCCGGACTTCCGCAAGGCCTGCTGAATGTCGTTGTGACGGATATCGCAGAAATCGGCGACAGCTTCGTTGAGCATCCGATTCCGAGGATCATCTCGTTTACCGGATCAACGAAGGTCGGCAGCCATATCGGCCAGCTGGCTGTTAAACATTTCAAAAAACCGCTGCTTGAGCTTGGCGGAAACAGCGCCCTGATCGTTCTTGAGGATGCCGACTTGGAATATGCGGTCAATGCGGCGTCCTTCAGCCGGTTCACCCATCAGGGGCAAATCTGCATGTCAGCCAACCGGATTCTCGTCCAAAAAGAGGTCTATCCCGAGTTTTTAACATCGTTTTATCAAAAGGTGTCCGCTTTTAAGACAGGTGATCCGATGGACCCTGAAACGATTATCGGGCCCGTCATTCATGAACGCCAGGCGGAGCTTTTAAGAAAAGCTGTTGAAAACGCAATCGAAGAGGGCGCTGTCCCGCTGATCAAAGGCGACATCAAAGGCAATCTCGTCGAACCGACGATCTTGACGGATGTGAAGCCCGGCATGTCGATTACGAAAGAGGAGCTGTTTGGTCCGGTTGTATGCGTCATCCCGTTTGAGACAGAGGAAGAAGCGATTCAGATCGCAAATGATACGCCATTCGGGCTGAGCGGGGCCGTACATACAGGAAATGTTGAGCGCGGCGTGGCCATCGCCCAGCAGATTGAGACGGGCATGATTCATATCAATGACACGACGATCAACGATGAGCCGCATGTCGCTTTCGGCGGAGAAAAACAATCAGGGCTCGGCAGGCTGAACGGCGAATGGAGCCTGGAAGAATTCACGACGTTAAAGTGGATCTCCGTCCAGCATCAAAAACGAGTTTTCCCATACTAGTAGGAGGTTTGAAACATGAGTGAAGCAGTCAAAACAGACATCCATCCGCTTCTGGATGCTTTTGTCAAAGTCGCGCCATTCCTGAATCAGCTGATCCAGGATGATGTGACAGTCGGCATTTATGATACAGAAAAGCTGATCATCAACATTCCCGGCAAGACCTTTTCCCTGAACGTTAAACCAGGCGATCCATTGCAGGAAGGGGACATTATTACAAACGCCATCCGCCAAAACAAAAAGCAAACGAGCATGGTGCCAAAGGAGCTGTTCGGCTTCCCGCTTGCCGCCAGAGCGATTCCCCTGCATGATGAGAACGGAAGGGTCATCGGCGGCGTCGGACTCGGCACAAGCCTGGAAAAATCGGACCAGCTTCACCGCGTCGCCGAGAGTTTATCCGTCATCGTCGAACAGACGGCATCAGCGATTCAGGATATCGCTGAATCCGTGAGCGGATTTTCCGGCCAAATGTCCGATATCTCCAAGCAGGCGAAGGAAGTAAGCGAAAGCGCCGGCGAAATCGAAAAAATTTCTGTCACCGTCAAAGGCATCTCCGATCAAAGCAATCTCTTGGGGCTGAATGCGGCGATCGAAGCGGCGAGAGCGGGTGAATCAGGAAAAGGGTTCTCCGTCGTGGCCGATGAGATCAGAAAGCTTGCGACACATTCAAAAGAAAACGTCGGTCAAATTGATCAAATCACCAAAAAGATCCACGCTTTATTAAAAGACCTTGAACAGTCAATCGAAGTCATCAATGAACATACAAGCGGCCAGGCTGCGGGTGTCGAACAAATTTCCGCAACGATGCAGGAAATCAGCAGCAATGCGCAAAACCTCGCGAAAATGGCTGAACATCATTTTGAGGACTAAAGAAACGAAAGCTGCCGATGCCGGCGGCTTTTTTTTGCGAATTTCTTTCTTGCAATCCATTCCAATAATTAAAATTTTATTTTAAATTTTTTGGAGGAATTTTTCCAACCTAAATCGAAAGTGATAACAGAAACCGCTTTCAAGGGGGAGGAAGGGATATATGAACGTCTATACACCGACGAAGCTGGCCGGATTATTGTTGGGGCCGATCGGTTTTTTGCTGATCATTGGCCTGATGCCCGAGGCGGAGCTTGCTTATGCACCGCGGGTCGTTCTTGCTGTGACGGTTTGGACCGCCGTGTGGTGGATCACCGAAGCCGTGCCGATTCCGGCTGCGTCATTGTTGCCGATCATTCTGATGCCCACATTGGGCGGCCTCGATATGGAAACGACGGCCAAGGCATACGGCGACCCGATCGTGTTTATGTACATGGGTGGTTTTATCATTGCCATCGCGATTGAGAAATGGAATCTTCACAAGCGGATGGCCTTGCATATTTTAAAGCGGATCGGGGCGGAAAGCCATCGGATCGTGCTTGGGGTGATGCTTTCGACGGCGTTTTTATCGATGTGGATTTCCAATGCCGCCACAGCGCTGATGATGCTGCCGGTTGCGCTCGCCATTATCAAAGAAGTGCAGGAAAAAGAGATCTTAAAAGGGGGTTCCCTGCAGAAATTCAGCAAAAGCATATTGCTGGCCGTCGCTTATGCGGCATCGATCGGCGGTCTCGCCACTCTGGTCGGATCGGTGCCGAACGCCGTGTTTGCGGCGATGTCCAGACAGATGCTGAACCGTGAGATTATGTTTTTTGAATGGTTTTTGTTCGGTTTTCCGGTTTCCGTTCTTTTTTTGATCATTCTTTATTTTTATTTAACGAAGGTGCAGTTTAAAGTCAGCCGTTTTTCAGGTAAAAAGCCCGGGTTTATCGATCATGATCTGAAGGCGCTCGGCGCGATGACAAAAGAGGAAAAATCGGTATTCGCCGTGTTTTTGGCGACCGCTTTTTTATGGATGTTCAAATTTTTGCTCCCGTTTCAGCTGTCAGACACATCGATCGCGATTTTGGGAGCGGTTTTGCTGTTTCTCATTCCAAGTGCCCGCGGTGAGCGGATCTTGGAGTGGAAGGATATGCAGACGCTGCCTTGGGGCCTGCTTCTCTTGTTTGGCGGCGGACTGTCGCTTGCATCGGGATTTTCCGCCACGAACTTAACGGCGTGGATCAGCGGTAAGCTCAAGCTGTTGGATGGTCATCCATACCTGTTTGTTTTGATCGTGTTAACGGCGGCGATTTTATTCATGACGGAAATCATGTCCAATACCGCTGTCGCCAATATGGTGATTCCGATGACCGTCGGCTTGGGAGCGGCGCTTCAAGTCGAGCCGTACGGGCTGATGGCCGCGGCGGCACTCGCGTCATCCTGCGCCTTCATGCTTCCGATTTCCACCCCGCCGAACGCCGCAGTGTTCAGCGCCAATGTTTTAAGCATGAAGGATATGATCAAGGCGGGGTTTTGGCTGAATATCGCCGGTGTGTTGATCATCGTCATCAGCGTTTATGTTTGGCTCCCGGTTGTCCTGCAGTAAAACTTGTAAACCTCTCACTAGTTTTCTTTTATCAACTACATTAAAATAATAGTATGACATGACGTAAGGATTGGTAGAATAGATGAGTATTTTTAAAGCTGAAGGTTTATATAAAACATACGGAGACAAGACATTATTTGATCATATATCGTTTCATATTGAAGAAAATGAGCGAATCGGCTTGATCGGACCGAATGGGACGGGAAAAAGCAGCCTGCTGAAAGTGATTGCCGGCTTCGAGTCGACGGAACAAGGGGAGATTGTGAAACCGGGCAGCCTGCAAATCGAGTATCTCGATCAAGATCCTGATTTGGATGGGTCTGAAACGGTGCTGGAGCACATCTATGCAGGCGATTCCGTGATGATGCGAACGATTGCTTCATATGAGAAAGCGTTGCAGGAACTGAACGCGTCTCCCGCTGATCCGAAAAAACAGGAAAACCTTTTGGCCGCTCAAGGCAGAATGGATGAGCACGGCGCCTGGGACGCGAACACGGCGGCGAAAACGATTTTGACCAAGCTTGGCGTTGCAGATGTGACCAAAGAAGTGAGACACCTTTCCGGAGGACAGAAAAAGCGTGTCGCGATTGCCAAAACACTCATTCAGCCGGCTGATCTTTTGATTTTGGATGAGCCGACAAACCATCTTGACAATGAAACGATCGAGTGGCTTGAGGGCTATTTGAGCGGATATTCGGGTTCAGTCGTGCTCGTCACCCATGACCGCTATTTCCTCAACCGCGTGACAAACCGGATTTATGAGCTTGATCGCGGCCATCTGTATACGTATAAAGGGAATTATGAAGTGTTTTTAGAAAAGAGGGCTGAACGGGAAGCGCTCGCCGAGCAAAACGAAACGAAGCGGCAGAACTTATTGAGAAGGGAGCTTGCTTGGCTCAGGAGGGGAGCAAAGGCCCGTTCGACAAAACAGAAAGCGCGAATTCAGCGCGTGGAGGAATTGAAAGGGCAGGATGCGCTGGAAACGAGCGCGACGCTTGATTTTGCGATCGGCTCCCACCGCCTCGGAAAGCAGGTGATCGAAGCTGAAGCGGTCGAGATCAGCCGCGGCGGGAAACAGCTTGTCACATCATTCGATGAGCTGATCATTCCTGGAGATCGAATCGGCATCATCGGGCCGAACGGAATCGGCAAGACGACGCTGTTAAACGCGCTTGCCGGTCGTCTTGAGCCTGATGCGGGCCGCATCACGATCGGCCAGACGGTCCGAATCGGTTATTATACGCAGGACCACAGTGAAATGGATGATTCGCTGCAAGTGATCGAATATATCAAAGGGACGGCTGAAATCGTTAAAACGGCCGACGGTCAAGTGATCACCGCCGAGCAGATGCTGGAACGGTTCCTCTTTCCGCGCCGTGTGCAGCGCAACTTTATCCACAAGCTCTCCGGCGGTGAAAAACGGCGGTTGTACTTGTTGAAGGTGCTGATGGAGGAGCCGAACGTCCTGTTTCTCGATGAACCGACAAACGATCTGGACACGGAGACGCTCGGGGTGCTGGAGGATTACTTAGAACAGTTTCCCGGCGTTGTCGTAACGGTATCCCATGACCGTTATTTCCTCGACCGTGTCATCGACCGTCTGCTTGTTTTTGAAGGAAACGGAGCCGTCTCGCGCTTTCACGGGTCATACAGCGAATACATGGAAAAACAAAAGGAAATCAGCCGAGAGAAGGTTTCTCAAGAAACAGCCGAATCTGTGAAGCCTGAGAAAAAGAAAAGGAAAAAGCTGTCTTATAAAGATCAGCTAGAATGGGAAGGCATCGAAGACAAAATCGCGGCCCTTGAAGAAAAGCATAAACAGCTTGAAGAGGAAATCGCCGCAGCGGGAAGCGACTTCGCCAAAATCCAGACGCTGATGGAAGAGCAAAGCAAAACAGCCGACGAGCTTGAAGAAGCGATGGAGCGCT is a window encoding:
- a CDS encoding PhrK family phosphatase-inhibitory pheromone encodes the protein MKKIILCLALTAVVLGGAALSQSHIMASDSVQVAELPVGG
- a CDS encoding DMT family transporter — translated: MRKQLTAYISLALAMAIVGSSVVVGKLMVETIPVFLSSGLRFLIAAIVLVILLFCFEKGFPALTNKDVFVLLIQSFTGVFLFSICLLYGVGMTTGMESGIITSTTPMAVGILAFFLLKEKIEKRMALGIVLAVMGVMTINLFGAGGDGGNPHALLGNLLVAAAVVGEALFTLLAKMLSPHISALAISTFVSLFGFLFFLPFAAYEALSFDFSAPGIVDWSYVLYYALIVTVLAFYLWYSGVTKVPAGISGIFTSVLPVSAVALSGIILKEQFTFIHMLGVAFVIGGIFVTVLKKETAKDSQHLAS
- a CDS encoding YebC/PmpR family DNA-binding transcriptional regulator; amino-acid sequence: MGRKWNNIKEKKASKDANTSRIYAKFGREIYVAAKQGEPDPEANQALKFVLERAKTYNVPKAIIERAIEKAKGGSEENYDELRYEGFGPNGAMVIVDALTNNVNRTAADVRSTFGKNGGNMGVSGSVAYMFDPTAVIGFEGKTADETLELLMEADIDVRDILEEDEAVIVYAEPDQFHAVQEALKNAGIEEFTVAELTMLAQNDVTLPEDAQAQFEKLIDALEDLEDVQQVYHNVDLGA
- a CDS encoding aldehyde dehydrogenase family protein translates to MFRINDLNHQYIGGEWKDGRSESILADLNPFTHKTITTFRKATPDDVDEAYKSALEAKKKWDRVGPYEKRAILEKAAAYIEEHKEAIVYLIMEELGGTRLKAAFEIDLVINMIKEAAGFPLKMEGRILPSPVEGKENRLYRIPAGVVGVISPFNFPFFLSVKSVAPALGAGNGVVLKPHEETPICGGTLIAKIFEEAGLPQGLLNVVVTDIAEIGDSFVEHPIPRIISFTGSTKVGSHIGQLAVKHFKKPLLELGGNSALIVLEDADLEYAVNAASFSRFTHQGQICMSANRILVQKEVYPEFLTSFYQKVSAFKTGDPMDPETIIGPVIHERQAELLRKAVENAIEEGAVPLIKGDIKGNLVEPTILTDVKPGMSITKEELFGPVVCVIPFETEEEAIQIANDTPFGLSGAVHTGNVERGVAIAQQIETGMIHINDTTINDEPHVAFGGEKQSGLGRLNGEWSLEEFTTLKWISVQHQKRVFPY
- a CDS encoding methyl-accepting chemotaxis protein codes for the protein MSEAVKTDIHPLLDAFVKVAPFLNQLIQDDVTVGIYDTEKLIINIPGKTFSLNVKPGDPLQEGDIITNAIRQNKKQTSMVPKELFGFPLAARAIPLHDENGRVIGGVGLGTSLEKSDQLHRVAESLSVIVEQTASAIQDIAESVSGFSGQMSDISKQAKEVSESAGEIEKISVTVKGISDQSNLLGLNAAIEAARAGESGKGFSVVADEIRKLATHSKENVGQIDQITKKIHALLKDLEQSIEVINEHTSGQAAGVEQISATMQEISSNAQNLAKMAEHHFED
- a CDS encoding DASS family sodium-coupled anion symporter; protein product: MNVYTPTKLAGLLLGPIGFLLIIGLMPEAELAYAPRVVLAVTVWTAVWWITEAVPIPAASLLPIILMPTLGGLDMETTAKAYGDPIVFMYMGGFIIAIAIEKWNLHKRMALHILKRIGAESHRIVLGVMLSTAFLSMWISNAATALMMLPVALAIIKEVQEKEILKGGSLQKFSKSILLAVAYAASIGGLATLVGSVPNAVFAAMSRQMLNREIMFFEWFLFGFPVSVLFLIILYFYLTKVQFKVSRFSGKKPGFIDHDLKALGAMTKEEKSVFAVFLATAFLWMFKFLLPFQLSDTSIAILGAVLLFLIPSARGERILEWKDMQTLPWGLLLLFGGGLSLASGFSATNLTAWISGKLKLLDGHPYLFVLIVLTAAILFMTEIMSNTAVANMVIPMTVGLGAALQVEPYGLMAAAALASSCAFMLPISTPPNAAVFSANVLSMKDMIKAGFWLNIAGVLIIVISVYVWLPVVLQ
- a CDS encoding ABC-F family ATP-binding cassette domain-containing protein, with protein sequence MSIFKAEGLYKTYGDKTLFDHISFHIEENERIGLIGPNGTGKSSLLKVIAGFESTEQGEIVKPGSLQIEYLDQDPDLDGSETVLEHIYAGDSVMMRTIASYEKALQELNASPADPKKQENLLAAQGRMDEHGAWDANTAAKTILTKLGVADVTKEVRHLSGGQKKRVAIAKTLIQPADLLILDEPTNHLDNETIEWLEGYLSGYSGSVVLVTHDRYFLNRVTNRIYELDRGHLYTYKGNYEVFLEKRAEREALAEQNETKRQNLLRRELAWLRRGAKARSTKQKARIQRVEELKGQDALETSATLDFAIGSHRLGKQVIEAEAVEISRGGKQLVTSFDELIIPGDRIGIIGPNGIGKTTLLNALAGRLEPDAGRITIGQTVRIGYYTQDHSEMDDSLQVIEYIKGTAEIVKTADGQVITAEQMLERFLFPRRVQRNFIHKLSGGEKRRLYLLKVLMEEPNVLFLDEPTNDLDTETLGVLEDYLEQFPGVVVTVSHDRYFLDRVIDRLLVFEGNGAVSRFHGSYSEYMEKQKEISREKVSQETAESVKPEKKKRKKLSYKDQLEWEGIEDKIAALEEKHKQLEEEIAAAGSDFAKIQTLMEEQSKTADELEEAMERWTELSLMIEELEQS